A segment of the Cohnella algarum genome:
GGCAATGTTGGAAATGACGGATATCAGGCTGGTGACGTAATCCGTCAGGAAGGTGAACCCTTTGTTCAAATACTCGGTCACCTGGGAGATCACGCTCGTCCCTTCCGGGATGAGCCCCGAGAACGCTTCGTTTTGCTCCCATTCCTGCAGCTGCCTGCTTAAAGCGTTGAACAAATCCGGCGCGCTTTCGACCAGATTGACGAGCTGCTCGCGAAGCGACGGCCAAACGCCGACGATGAACCCCGCCAAAATGAGGGCGATCACCAAATAAATGAGCAATATCGCGGCCGTCCGGTTCATTTTGTTCCGGGCGAGAAAGTCGACGACGGGCCTTAGCAGGTAGTAGAAAAAAGCGGACAGCATCAACGGAACGGTAATGACGGTAAAAAGCGAAATCACGGGCTTGAAAATGAAATCGACCTTCGACCCCAAATAAAGGATCACAAGCAGCATAATGATGCCGAAGCCCAATTGCGAAAACTTTGAAAGTTTGATCATCCTATTCCCCCGTCATCTCCATATGTCCTGTTCCTATCATACAGGTCATTCCATTTACGTGTCGACCAAAGCTGCGGTTACATTAGTTTTAGCCAAAAAAAATCCCGATGACACCCGCGGTCATCAGGTAATGCTTTTGACGGAATTTATCCCTTTACGGATCCGGCCATCATGCCCGCCACGATCTTTTTGTTGAAGAACAGGAACAGGAGGAGCGGCGGAATCGTAATGAGCAGGATGTTCATGAACAGCAGGTTGTACTGGGAGACGAACTGGCTCATGAAGTTGTACAGGGTCAGCTGCACGGTCGCGTTTTTCGAGCCCGGGAAAAAGTAGAGCGGATTCGTGAAGTCGTTGAAAATCGTAACGGACGAGGTCACGATCACGGTGGCGGTAACGGGCTGAAGCAGAGGAAGGATCATCCGGAAAAACAGCCGGAACCCGCCGCAGCCGTCCATGATGGCCGCCTCGTCGATTTCGCGCGGAATGGTGGCCATGAAGTTCCGGTACAGCAGCACGCCGAACGGAAAGCCGAGCGCCACCTCGACCATGACCAGGCCGGTCATCGTCTTGAACAGCCCGATGCCGTCGAGCACCCAGATCGTCGGAACGATCGCGGGAGGAATGATCAAGCCGGCCAGCACGAAAAACGTAAGCCAGGGCGTGAGCCGGTCTTTTTTGCGCTGCATGACGAACGCCGCCATCGCGCAGACGACGATGAGGACGGCGATCGACAGGACGGTCAGCAGCGTGCTGTTGTAAAAAGCCAGCAGCAGCATGTAGTCGCGCGCCGTCACCACTTCCCTGACGTTGTCCCACAAATGGACGACGGACGGCCAGGCCATGCTCAGCTCGGACGCTTCCTTCGGATCCTTCAGCGCGTTCACCGCGACGAAATAGAGCGGCACCCAGAAAATGACGACGGACAGCAGCACCGCGACCGTTTCG
Coding sequences within it:
- a CDS encoding carbohydrate ABC transporter permease, whose protein sequence is MNRKLGKLVVETVAVLLSVVIFWVPLYFVAVNALKDPKEASELSMAWPSVVHLWDNVREVVTARDYMLLLAFYNSTLLTVLSIAVLIVVCAMAAFVMQRKKDRLTPWLTFFVLAGLIIPPAIVPTIWVLDGIGLFKTMTGLVMVEVALGFPFGVLLYRNFMATIPREIDEAAIMDGCGGFRLFFRMILPLLQPVTATVIVTSSVTIFNDFTNPLYFFPGSKNATVQLTLYNFMSQFVSQYNLLFMNILLITIPPLLLFLFFNKKIVAGMMAGSVKG